A single Ruficoccus amylovorans DNA region contains:
- a CDS encoding TolC family protein: MAQRLTVEEIARELRPYPGRDWMTARIVLSVLLATVIIMALRIPNGWLSIYFSFVFAKPTTRQTFLITTAVVIVVVPVVLLALVLLKYTAEYTWLRLTALAAVLYGAFFLANIMTEGDIVRNLTIIFATALTLPDVYPYPHLWVQGTMWLMPIALAGVIPVMLTTLLIRPERNWPPEHRPPPPKLGIVPDWRSNPAHLVYALKCTFAAMGTYFIYTLLNFQEIQTAMMTCLILALPTTEQIIHKTWLRIGGATVGAGIALFCAIWIIPLSNSIAVLLLAIGVGSTLAAWVALSSPRLSYAGWQMALAQFMMISTAFGPSTDLTVLRDRLLGILLGNIMMGMTFKYLWPEKPSGSTLGKALPLLCVGALAMLFTGCQNTAELAPQSPSRPWRSPEAEKYRLPQQYAHPTVQSYEADHEYTLSELADLAQRNNPKTRIAWEQARAAAAGVGVAQSAYFPELNLIAAAGYEHVPFPLPQNIFSAGFFYSDMAIVRPEVQVSWLLWDFGRREAIEKGAREQSVAQNFAFNALHQQLLFDVCQSYYKLISLRSALAVVTAAQADARLIEKATQSALDQGFATRAELLQTKQQVAQFDFDVSALQADLRKAQVNLCEIVGLDPGQPLRVQDITELPLPDNLDSSVNALVDSALANRPDLSAHVAQLRAAEANVEQVEAQYGPTLAISGNAGPVYSAFNADNTGWVDTFEAEYGGAVVLSLPVFDGGRRQHLKIAAQAEKREVEAVIADARNNAVSEVWEAYTDYENARRQLRSAEALVAASEASQQATLASFEQGFASVTDVQTQQALLIKARESYNQARTDIFLSASLLQFATGQLTAGTVEPEIDRQR; the protein is encoded by the coding sequence ATGGCCCAGCGGTTGACAGTGGAGGAGATTGCCCGGGAACTGCGTCCCTACCCCGGGCGTGACTGGATGACGGCCCGCATCGTGCTGTCCGTCCTGCTCGCCACGGTCATCATCATGGCCCTGCGCATCCCCAACGGCTGGCTGAGTATTTACTTCAGTTTCGTCTTCGCCAAGCCCACCACCAGGCAAACTTTTCTGATCACTACCGCTGTCGTCATCGTGGTCGTGCCCGTCGTGCTGCTGGCGCTGGTCCTGCTCAAGTACACCGCCGAGTACACCTGGCTGCGGCTGACCGCGCTTGCCGCCGTGCTTTACGGGGCGTTCTTCCTCGCCAATATCATGACCGAGGGCGACATCGTCCGCAACCTGACCATCATCTTCGCCACCGCGCTGACCCTGCCCGATGTTTACCCCTACCCCCACCTCTGGGTTCAGGGCACCATGTGGCTCATGCCCATTGCGCTGGCGGGCGTCATCCCGGTCATGCTGACGACGCTCCTCATTCGCCCCGAGCGCAACTGGCCCCCCGAGCACCGCCCTCCGCCACCCAAGCTCGGCATCGTCCCCGACTGGCGAAGCAACCCGGCCCACCTCGTCTATGCGCTCAAGTGTACCTTCGCCGCGATGGGGACGTACTTCATCTACACGCTGCTCAACTTTCAAGAGATCCAGACCGCGATGATGACCTGCCTGATCCTGGCCCTCCCCACCACGGAGCAGATCATCCACAAGACCTGGCTGCGCATCGGCGGGGCTACCGTCGGGGCGGGGATCGCACTGTTTTGCGCCATCTGGATCATCCCGCTGTCCAACTCTATCGCCGTCCTCCTGCTGGCCATCGGCGTCGGCAGCACGCTGGCCGCCTGGGTCGCGCTCAGCTCTCCGCGCTTGTCCTATGCCGGTTGGCAGATGGCACTGGCGCAGTTTATGATGATCTCCACCGCTTTTGGCCCTTCCACCGACCTCACCGTCCTGCGCGACCGCCTGCTGGGCATCCTTCTTGGAAATATCATGATGGGAATGACATTCAAATATCTCTGGCCGGAAAAACCCTCCGGCAGCACGCTGGGCAAGGCCCTGCCGCTGCTCTGCGTGGGCGCGCTGGCGATGTTGTTCACCGGCTGCCAGAACACCGCCGAACTCGCCCCCCAGAGCCCGAGCCGCCCCTGGCGCAGCCCCGAGGCCGAGAAATACCGTCTGCCCCAGCAGTACGCGCACCCCACCGTGCAGAGCTACGAGGCGGACCACGAGTACACGCTCTCCGAACTGGCGGACCTGGCGCAGCGCAACAACCCGAAGACCCGTATCGCCTGGGAACAGGCCCGCGCCGCCGCCGCCGGAGTCGGCGTGGCGCAGAGCGCGTACTTTCCCGAGCTGAACCTGATCGCGGCCGCCGGTTACGAGCACGTGCCCTTCCCCCTGCCGCAGAACATCTTCTCAGCCGGCTTCTTTTACTCGGACATGGCCATCGTCCGCCCCGAAGTTCAAGTCTCCTGGCTGCTGTGGGACTTCGGACGGCGCGAAGCCATTGAAAAAGGTGCCCGCGAGCAGTCGGTGGCGCAAAACTTCGCCTTCAACGCGCTGCACCAGCAACTGCTTTTCGATGTCTGCCAATCCTACTACAAGCTAATCAGCCTGCGCTCCGCGCTGGCCGTCGTCACCGCCGCGCAGGCCGACGCCCGCCTGATCGAAAAGGCGACCCAGTCGGCGCTCGACCAGGGCTTCGCCACCCGGGCCGAGCTGCTCCAGACCAAGCAGCAGGTCGCGCAGTTCGACTTCGACGTATCCGCCCTGCAGGCCGACCTGCGCAAGGCCCAGGTCAACCTGTGCGAAATCGTCGGACTCGACCCCGGACAGCCCCTGCGCGTGCAGGACATCACCGAACTTCCGTTGCCGGACAACCTCGACTCCTCCGTCAATGCGCTGGTGGACAGCGCCCTGGCCAACCGCCCCGACCTGAGCGCCCACGTCGCCCAGCTCCGCGCCGCCGAGGCCAACGTCGAGCAGGTCGAGGCGCAGTACGGCCCCACCCTCGCCATCAGCGGCAACGCCGGACCTGTTTACAGCGCCTTCAACGCCGACAATACCGGCTGGGTCGATACCTTCGAGGCCGAGTACGGCGGGGCCGTGGTTCTCAGCCTTCCGGTCTTCGACGGAGGCCGACGCCAGCACTTGAAAATCGCCGCGCAAGCCGAAAAGCGCGAGGTCGAAGCCGTCATCGCCGACGCCCGCAACAACGCCGTGAGCGAGGTCTGGGAAGCTTACACCGACTACGAAAACGCCCGCCGCCAGCTACGCTCCGCCGAAGCCCTCGTGGCCGCCTCCGAGGCTTCGCAGCAAGCCACCCTGGCCTCCTTCGAGCAAGGCTTTGCCAGCGTGACCGACGTGCAGACACAGCAGGCGCTTTTGATCAAGGCCCGCGAAAGCTACAATCAGGCCCGCACCGATATTTTTCTGAGCGCCTCGCTTTTACAGTTCGCCACTGGCCAGCTTACCGCCGGAACCGTCGAACCCGAAATCGACCGGCAGCGATAG
- a CDS encoding ATP-binding cassette domain-containing protein, with protein MRKLHLAFGGAPLLDDVSLVLDAGERACIVGRNGTGKSTLMRVVAGRIHPDSGEVNLAAGTRVAFLPQEIPDGLHGTIGEIVAGPLHSHGLAEWEITHQVERTLERMELQAEPAFDSLSAGMRRRVLLARELVLEPELLLLDEPTNHLDIEAIAWLEAFLKAFRGAVLFVTHDRAFLQGIATRILDLDRGQLTNWDCDYKTYLQRKEEWLAAEEQNWAVFDKKLSQEETWIRQGIKARRTRNEGRVRALKRMRDERRARRERSGAVRLQFEQAGATGAKVIEAKNASFRYEDRAIIEDFTDVIERGEKIGIVGPNGAGKSTLLKLLLGVLPPATGSVQQGTGLQIAYFDQTRDALVETETVQEAVGQGHDVVEINGGRKHVLSYLQDFLFPPDRARSPVSMLSGGERNRLLLARLFTKPFNVLVMDEPTNDLDLETLELLESLLVDFKGTLLLVSHDRAFLDNVVTDLYVLEGDGRIQTYVGGYQDYLREKSAATVVAETARKTAAAKARPGNKPDKPRKFLNRERWELEAIPGEIEKLESESAAISEKLSDPQTYVTATDEVPRLKQRLHEIEDETARKFSRWEELEALRQELEG; from the coding sequence TTGAGAAAGCTGCACCTCGCCTTTGGCGGGGCCCCTCTCCTTGACGACGTTTCGCTCGTGCTCGACGCCGGCGAGCGCGCCTGCATCGTCGGGCGCAACGGCACGGGTAAGTCCACGCTCATGCGCGTGGTGGCCGGGCGCATCCATCCCGACAGCGGCGAGGTCAACCTGGCCGCCGGGACGCGTGTCGCCTTTTTGCCGCAGGAAATCCCCGACGGTCTCCACGGCACCATCGGCGAGATCGTGGCCGGGCCGCTCCACTCCCACGGCCTGGCCGAGTGGGAAATCACCCACCAGGTCGAGCGCACGCTGGAACGGATGGAACTTCAGGCCGAGCCCGCCTTCGACAGCCTCTCGGCCGGAATGCGCCGCCGCGTCCTGCTGGCCCGCGAACTGGTCCTCGAACCCGAACTGCTCCTGCTCGATGAACCAACCAACCACCTCGACATCGAGGCCATCGCCTGGCTTGAGGCGTTTTTAAAGGCCTTCCGGGGTGCGGTGCTCTTCGTCACCCACGACCGGGCCTTCCTGCAAGGGATTGCCACACGCATCCTCGACCTCGACCGGGGCCAGTTGACCAACTGGGACTGCGACTACAAAACCTACCTCCAACGCAAGGAGGAATGGCTCGCCGCCGAAGAGCAGAACTGGGCCGTCTTTGACAAAAAACTCTCGCAGGAGGAAACCTGGATCCGCCAGGGCATCAAGGCCCGTCGTACCCGCAACGAGGGCCGCGTGCGCGCCCTCAAGCGCATGCGCGACGAGCGCCGTGCCCGTCGCGAGCGTTCCGGGGCTGTCCGCCTCCAGTTTGAGCAGGCCGGGGCCACCGGGGCCAAGGTCATCGAGGCGAAAAATGCCAGCTTCCGCTACGAGGACCGCGCCATTATCGAGGACTTTACCGACGTCATCGAACGGGGCGAAAAAATCGGCATCGTCGGCCCCAACGGCGCGGGCAAGTCGACCCTGCTCAAGCTCCTGCTCGGCGTCTTGCCCCCGGCTACAGGCAGCGTCCAGCAGGGAACGGGGCTCCAGATCGCCTACTTTGACCAGACCCGCGACGCGCTGGTGGAGACCGAGACCGTGCAGGAGGCCGTCGGACAGGGTCACGACGTGGTCGAGATCAACGGCGGGCGCAAGCACGTGCTCAGTTATCTGCAGGACTTTCTCTTTCCGCCGGACCGCGCCCGCAGCCCGGTCTCAATGCTCTCCGGGGGCGAGCGCAACCGCCTGCTCCTGGCCCGGCTTTTTACCAAGCCTTTCAATGTGCTTGTGATGGACGAGCCGACCAACGATCTCGACCTGGAAACCCTCGAGCTGCTCGAAAGCCTGCTGGTCGATTTCAAGGGTACGCTCCTGCTCGTCAGCCACGACCGCGCCTTTCTCGACAACGTCGTGACCGACCTCTACGTGCTGGAGGGCGACGGACGCATCCAGACCTACGTGGGCGGCTACCAGGACTATCTGCGGGAAAAATCCGCCGCCACCGTAGTGGCCGAAACCGCCCGCAAAACTGCCGCCGCCAAGGCCAGACCCGGCAACAAGCCTGACAAGCCCCGTAAATTCCTCAACCGTGAACGCTGGGAACTGGAAGCCATCCCGGGTGAAATCGAAAAGCTCGAAAGCGAATCCGCCGCCATCTCCGAGAAGCTGAGCGACCCGCAAACCTACGTCACTGCAACCGACGAGGTGCCCCGACTCAAGCAGCGTCTGCACGAGATCGAAGACGAGACGGCCAGGAAATTCTCCCGCTGGGAGGAACTCGAAGCGCTCCGGCAGGAGTTGGAGGGCTAG
- a CDS encoding Maf family protein has product MPDTLILASASPRRRHLLEQARLRFAVEPAQVEEHEDPASDPRETVLHNARIKAAEVSARLPDALVLGSDTVVALDDEVLHKPADMDEARAMLRRLSGRTHTVFTSVCLLGPGIDECHAVTSAVTFKPLDEAAIGRYFSLVNPLDKAGAYGIQEGKEMIIAGLEGSLNNVMGLPTEFLLALLDRLHLLDTLRLT; this is encoded by the coding sequence ATGCCCGACACCTTGATACTGGCCTCGGCCTCCCCCCGCCGCCGTCACCTGCTGGAGCAGGCGCGGCTGCGCTTCGCCGTGGAACCGGCGCAGGTCGAGGAACACGAAGACCCGGCCTCCGACCCGCGCGAAACCGTCCTGCACAACGCCCGCATCAAGGCCGCCGAAGTCAGTGCCCGCCTGCCCGACGCGCTCGTTCTGGGCTCGGACACGGTGGTCGCGCTCGACGACGAGGTCTTGCACAAGCCCGCCGACATGGACGAAGCCCGCGCTATGCTCCGCCGCCTCTCGGGGCGCACGCACACGGTCTTCACCAGCGTATGCCTGCTCGGCCCCGGTATCGACGAGTGCCACGCCGTCACCAGTGCCGTCACCTTCAAGCCGCTCGACGAGGCGGCCATCGGGCGCTATTTCTCGCTCGTCAATCCGCTGGACAAAGCCGGAGCCTATGGTATTCAGGAGGGGAAAGAAATGATCATCGCCGGGCTTGAGGGCTCCCTGAACAACGTCATGGGGCTTCCGACCGAGTTTCTGCTCGCTCTGCTCGACCGGCTCCACCTCCTCGACACGCTACGCCTGACATGA
- the hemL gene encoding glutamate-1-semialdehyde 2,1-aminomutase yields the protein MSASDSPVSNDLFNRALKLIPGGVNSPVRAFRSVGGTPFFTQSAKGARLTTADGRELIDYVCTWGPAIHGHNHPAIREAVAEALERGTSFGTPNPYEVEMAELIVDMVPSVEKVRMVNSGTEATMSAIRLARGATGRDKIIKFAGCYHGHVDSLLVKAGSGALTLGNPDSAGIPASFAGETIVLPYNDLGALQLAFSEHPEKIAGVIIEPYPANCGLILPQTGYLEALRELCTRHGTVLIFDEVMTGFRIAPGGVQEKTGVTPDLTCLGKIIGGGLPVGAFGGRADLMDHLAPLGPVYQAGTLSGNPLAMAAGITALKLLREGDPYKRLESSAKQLAIALKLAAANLGVALQVPQAGSMFGLYFADKPVTNFDEALASRTELFKPLFQCALDLGVYLPPSAYEACFVSTAHTVNDIARTAEVLTSAIKQISESGPGQ from the coding sequence ATGTCAGCTAGCGACTCTCCCGTTTCCAACGACCTTTTCAACCGCGCCCTCAAGCTCATTCCGGGTGGGGTTAACTCGCCCGTGCGGGCCTTCCGTTCGGTGGGAGGCACGCCGTTTTTCACGCAAAGCGCCAAGGGCGCCCGCCTGACCACCGCCGACGGACGCGAGCTCATCGACTACGTCTGCACCTGGGGCCCGGCCATTCACGGGCACAACCATCCCGCCATCCGCGAGGCCGTGGCCGAGGCGCTGGAGCGCGGAACGAGCTTTGGCACGCCCAACCCCTACGAGGTCGAGATGGCCGAACTGATTGTGGACATGGTTCCCTCGGTCGAAAAAGTCCGCATGGTCAACAGCGGGACCGAGGCCACCATGTCGGCCATTCGCCTGGCACGTGGGGCCACCGGGCGCGACAAGATTATCAAGTTCGCCGGTTGCTACCACGGCCACGTGGATTCCCTGCTGGTCAAGGCCGGTTCCGGGGCGCTGACCCTGGGCAACCCGGACAGCGCGGGCATCCCGGCCTCCTTTGCCGGGGAAACCATCGTGCTGCCCTACAACGATCTCGGGGCGCTCCAGCTCGCCTTTTCCGAGCACCCGGAGAAAATCGCCGGGGTTATCATCGAACCGTACCCGGCCAACTGCGGGCTCATCCTGCCCCAGACGGGCTACCTGGAGGCGCTGCGCGAGCTGTGCACCCGTCACGGCACGGTGCTGATTTTTGACGAGGTGATGACGGGCTTCCGTATCGCTCCCGGCGGCGTGCAGGAGAAAACCGGGGTCACCCCGGACCTCACCTGCCTGGGGAAAATCATCGGCGGCGGGCTCCCGGTGGGGGCCTTCGGGGGCCGGGCCGACCTGATGGACCATCTGGCGCCGCTGGGGCCGGTCTACCAGGCCGGGACGCTCAGCGGGAATCCGCTGGCCATGGCAGCGGGAATTACGGCGCTCAAGCTCCTGCGCGAAGGCGATCCGTACAAGCGCCTGGAATCCTCCGCCAAGCAACTCGCCATCGCCCTTAAATTGGCCGCCGCCAACCTTGGCGTAGCGCTTCAGGTGCCGCAGGCCGGGTCGATGTTCGGCTTGTATTTCGCGGACAAGCCGGTGACGAATTTCGACGAGGCACTGGCCAGCCGCACAGAGCTGTTCAAGCCGCTCTTCCAGTGCGCGCTCGACCTGGGCGTGTATCTGCCTCCGTCGGCCTACGAGGCCTGCTTTGTCAGCACGGCCCATACCGTGAACGACATCGCCCGCACGGCGGAAGTCCTCACCTCGGCCATCAAGCAGATCAGCGAATCCGGTCCCGGCCAGTAG
- a CDS encoding YtcA family lipoprotein gives MSSEVEIFGAYFPGWLLSAIAGIILAACTKMVLAKLGLHKQLVMPVLVYLCLAFLWAALCWMIFFD, from the coding sequence GTGTCATCTGAAGTCGAAATATTCGGAGCGTATTTTCCGGGCTGGTTGCTGTCCGCCATCGCGGGTATAATTCTCGCCGCCTGCACCAAAATGGTACTCGCCAAGCTGGGCCTGCACAAGCAACTCGTCATGCCCGTGCTGGTTTACCTTTGCCTGGCCTTCCTCTGGGCCGCGTTGTGCTGGATGATATTTTTCGACTAG
- a CDS encoding NAD+ synthase, translated as MKIGLAQINTIVGDLRGNAEKILHGYRELVAAGAELVLTPELAVAGYPPRDLLFKSRFVADNEASLRRLAAEIGEVPALIGFVEKNSAERGRHFYNAAAWCEQGEVRHIVRKCLLPTYDVFDEDRYFEPARETGLVTWKGVRIGITICEDVWNHPSVPTRRHYEVDPVGQLAAAGVDLVLNLSASPWHSGKKHLREHLLAEVATRCGCPLVYCNLVGGNDELIFDGHSKVMAADGTLLAGLKGFSEELRVVDTAASAADIDPRYDQDDLADIHDALVLGLRDYAHKSGFRSALIGLSGGIDSAVVAALAKEAFGPENVIGVSLPSAISSQHSRDDARILAENLGIRFETLPIAGIVEAAGGALKDIFAGTALGVAEENIQARARGLLLMAVSNKFGALLLTTGNKSEVAVGYCTLYGDMAGGLAVISDLPKMQVYALARYINRAGEVIPENTITKPPSAELRPDQKDEDSLPPYPVLDDILRLYVEEGKVSDEIIAAGFDEQTVRDIVRKVDLNEYKRKQAAPGLKITPLAFGVGRRIPIVQKYVS; from the coding sequence ATGAAGATCGGCCTGGCGCAGATTAACACCATCGTGGGCGACCTCCGGGGGAACGCCGAAAAGATTTTGCACGGCTATCGTGAGCTTGTCGCTGCCGGGGCCGAGCTGGTTCTCACCCCCGAACTGGCCGTGGCCGGTTATCCGCCGCGCGACTTGCTGTTCAAGAGCCGTTTCGTGGCCGACAACGAGGCCAGCCTGCGCCGTCTCGCCGCCGAAATCGGCGAAGTCCCCGCCCTGATCGGCTTCGTGGAAAAGAACTCCGCCGAGCGCGGTCGGCACTTCTACAACGCCGCCGCCTGGTGCGAGCAGGGCGAGGTCCGCCACATCGTGCGCAAGTGCCTGCTGCCGACTTATGACGTGTTCGACGAGGATCGCTACTTTGAACCGGCCCGTGAGACCGGGCTTGTGACCTGGAAGGGCGTGCGCATCGGCATCACCATCTGCGAGGATGTCTGGAACCACCCCTCCGTGCCCACCCGCCGCCACTACGAGGTGGACCCGGTCGGCCAACTCGCCGCTGCCGGGGTGGATCTCGTGCTCAACCTTTCCGCCAGCCCCTGGCACAGCGGTAAAAAACACCTGCGCGAGCATCTCTTGGCTGAGGTGGCCACCCGCTGCGGCTGCCCGCTGGTCTATTGCAATCTGGTCGGCGGCAACGACGAGCTTATTTTCGACGGGCACAGCAAGGTAATGGCTGCCGACGGCACGCTGCTGGCCGGGCTGAAAGGCTTTTCCGAGGAGCTGCGCGTGGTCGATACCGCCGCGTCCGCCGCCGACATCGACCCCCGCTACGATCAGGACGACCTCGCCGACATCCACGACGCGCTTGTTCTTGGGCTGCGCGATTACGCGCACAAGAGCGGGTTCCGTTCGGCGCTGATCGGGCTTTCCGGCGGGATCGATTCCGCCGTGGTCGCCGCTCTGGCCAAGGAAGCTTTTGGCCCGGAAAACGTCATCGGGGTGAGCCTGCCCTCGGCCATATCCAGCCAGCACAGCCGCGACGACGCCCGCATACTGGCGGAAAACCTAGGCATCCGCTTCGAGACACTCCCCATCGCCGGGATCGTCGAAGCCGCCGGGGGCGCGCTCAAGGACATTTTCGCCGGGACCGCGCTCGGCGTGGCTGAGGAGAACATCCAGGCCCGCGCCCGCGGACTGCTCCTGATGGCAGTCTCGAACAAGTTCGGCGCACTCCTGCTGACGACCGGCAACAAGAGCGAAGTCGCCGTCGGCTACTGCACGCTCTACGGTGACATGGCGGGCGGCTTGGCCGTGATTTCCGATCTGCCCAAGATGCAGGTTTACGCCCTGGCCCGGTACATCAACCGCGCGGGCGAAGTCATCCCCGAAAACACCATCACCAAGCCCCCCTCGGCCGAACTTCGCCCCGACCAGAAAGACGAGGATTCGCTCCCACCGTACCCGGTGCTGGACGATATCCTGCGCCTCTACGTGGAGGAGGGCAAGGTCTCGGACGAGATCATTGCCGCCGGTTTTGATGAACAAACCGTGCGCGACATTGTCCGCAAAGTCGATTTGAACGAATACAAACGCAAGCAGGCCGCCCCCGGCCTGAAAATCACGCCGCTGGCCTTCGGGGTCGGGCGGCGCATCCCGATTGTGCAGAAATATGTCAGCTAG
- a CDS encoding transcription elongation factor GreAB, whose amino-acid sequence MEKSQVFDALRDKLRAELNVAVGASKDAAEYATNDESRAESKYDTQGLEASYLAAGQAAVARALAEAVNTLEGLRAELTVPRESALRGALVRCRLGRFREWFYLSPVGGGETLDIDGTEVTVITAQSPVGSALMGKTEGATFKLPNGADGSIEKVV is encoded by the coding sequence ATGGAGAAAAGCCAGGTTTTCGACGCTTTGCGGGATAAGCTCCGTGCCGAGTTGAACGTCGCTGTCGGCGCTTCCAAAGATGCCGCCGAGTATGCGACCAACGACGAATCCCGCGCCGAATCCAAATACGACACGCAGGGGCTCGAAGCCTCCTATCTCGCAGCCGGGCAGGCTGCGGTGGCGCGTGCGCTGGCCGAGGCGGTCAACACGCTCGAAGGACTCCGGGCCGAGCTGACTGTGCCACGTGAGAGTGCGCTTCGCGGGGCGCTGGTGCGCTGCCGCCTGGGACGGTTTCGGGAGTGGTTTTACCTCTCACCGGTCGGGGGTGGCGAGACGCTCGATATTGACGGCACCGAAGTGACGGTCATCACCGCGCAGTCGCCGGTCGGTTCGGCGCTCATGGGCAAAACTGAGGGCGCGACCTTCAAGCTCCCCAACGGCGCGGACGGCAGCATCGAAAAGGTCGTTTAG
- a CDS encoding efflux RND transporter periplasmic adaptor subunit — protein MKTPSPTVSQTAMTEPADTTPPSDQPAPKASKPQKALGRLLSAVIVVGALVLAFYLLEHSEHYPRTDDAYVQARYITVAPQVPGRIVELPARDGLAVSPGELLVQIDPSSYQLAVDEALAQIAALEAQLGEAERQRGASEELVETARAATLAAIAQQTLAQSTYERMTPLAEQGFVTRERYDTATTAWEQANAGVLMARSNELAAELAVPSLDALRAEIKAARIRLAMAELELERTQIKAPFPGRVVNCDIAPGMMTMPGEPLFTLVDTSEWFVMANYREGDLKRIRLGATARVRLLTMQDKVFTGTVVSIGHGVQTQDAFDFGPLPFVRSQLDWVRLAQRFPVRIRIDQPEPQEAFRIGASAIVTIE, from the coding sequence GTGAAAACGCCTTCGCCGACCGTATCGCAAACCGCCATGACCGAGCCCGCCGACACCACGCCACCCTCCGACCAACCCGCGCCCAAAGCATCGAAGCCCCAAAAGGCGCTGGGCCGCCTGCTGAGCGCGGTCATCGTGGTCGGAGCACTCGTACTTGCCTTTTACCTGCTGGAGCATAGCGAGCACTACCCGCGCACCGACGACGCCTACGTGCAGGCCCGCTACATCACAGTCGCGCCTCAGGTGCCGGGGAGGATCGTGGAACTGCCCGCCCGCGATGGCTTGGCTGTCTCCCCCGGTGAACTGCTCGTGCAGATCGATCCTTCATCGTACCAACTGGCCGTGGACGAGGCCCTCGCCCAGATCGCTGCGCTGGAAGCCCAGCTCGGCGAGGCCGAACGCCAGCGCGGCGCCTCGGAGGAACTGGTCGAAACGGCCCGCGCCGCCACGCTCGCCGCCATTGCGCAACAGACGCTGGCGCAGTCCACCTACGAGCGCATGACGCCATTGGCCGAACAGGGCTTCGTCACCCGCGAACGCTACGACACCGCCACCACCGCCTGGGAGCAGGCCAATGCCGGAGTCCTCATGGCCCGGAGTAACGAGCTGGCTGCCGAGCTGGCCGTGCCCTCGCTGGATGCGCTGCGGGCCGAAATCAAGGCAGCCCGCATCCGGCTGGCTATGGCCGAGCTGGAGTTGGAGCGCACGCAGATCAAGGCTCCCTTCCCGGGCCGGGTCGTCAACTGTGACATCGCCCCCGGCATGATGACCATGCCCGGCGAACCGCTTTTCACCCTTGTCGATACCAGCGAATGGTTCGTCATGGCCAACTACCGCGAGGGCGACCTGAAACGAATCCGCCTCGGGGCCACCGCCCGCGTGCGCCTGCTCACCATGCAGGATAAGGTCTTTACCGGGACGGTCGTCAGCATCGGCCACGGCGTGCAGACACAGGACGCGTTTGACTTCGGACCGCTGCCCTTTGTCCGCAGCCAACTTGATTGGGTGCGCCTGGCGCAGCGTTTTCCCGTCCGCATCCGTATCGACCAGCCCGAGCCGCAGGAGGCGTTCCGCATCGGCGCCTCGGCCATCGTGACCATCGAATAA
- a CDS encoding MgtC/SapB family protein: MPEIPTDQWAIMWRVALAAVLAGLPGLEREFRKKPAGFRTHMIIGASCALLVLLGSVLLQHYSQTVPASEQIRTDPLRLFEAIVVGVSFIGAGTILKVEGSMRIRFLTTAASLLFAAAIGISVALSLFYLAVFECVLILVINQVLGRLEKEMS; encoded by the coding sequence ATGCCTGAAATCCCGACAGACCAATGGGCGATCATGTGGCGTGTGGCGCTGGCCGCGGTACTTGCAGGGTTGCCGGGGTTGGAGCGCGAATTCAGAAAAAAGCCGGCTGGCTTTCGCACCCACATGATTATCGGGGCTTCTTGCGCGCTGCTGGTGCTGTTGGGCAGTGTATTGCTCCAGCACTACAGCCAGACGGTGCCTGCGTCCGAGCAGATCCGAACGGACCCGCTCAGGCTGTTCGAGGCCATCGTGGTTGGGGTGAGCTTTATCGGCGCCGGGACAATTCTTAAGGTCGAGGGCTCGATGCGTATCCGTTTTTTAACGACGGCGGCGAGTCTTCTTTTTGCCGCGGCCATCGGGATCAGTGTGGCGCTGAGTCTTTTTTACCTGGCCGTATTCGAGTGCGTCCTGATCCTGGTGATTAACCAGGTGCTCGGGCGTCTGGAGAAGGAAATGAGTTAG
- a CDS encoding thiol-disulfide oxidoreductase DCC family protein yields MTTRLQLSQPPARPLIIWDGDCRFCGRWVRRLRRLTGEEVDFAAYQELDTRFPEVEKKAFAEALHLIEPDGRVTRGAEAVFRSLRGVRPWSLGWSCYRRSRCFRRFSEALYRWVARNRGWLSRLTP; encoded by the coding sequence ATGACGACCCGGCTCCAGCTTTCGCAGCCTCCGGCCCGCCCGCTGATTATCTGGGACGGAGATTGCCGTTTTTGCGGGCGGTGGGTGCGGCGGCTGCGCAGGCTGACGGGAGAGGAGGTTGACTTCGCCGCGTATCAGGAATTGGATACACGTTTCCCGGAAGTGGAGAAAAAAGCCTTTGCCGAGGCCTTGCACCTGATCGAGCCAGATGGGCGCGTGACGCGGGGGGCCGAGGCGGTCTTCCGCTCGCTGCGGGGGGTGCGTCCGTGGTCGCTGGGGTGGAGTTGCTACCGGCGGAGCCGCTGCTTCCGCCGCTTCAGCGAAGCTCTTTACCGCTGGGTGGCGCGCAACCGTGGCTGGCTTTCCCGCCTTACGCCCTGA